The Cytobacillus sp. NJ13 sequence ACAATTACGGTTCCTTACAATGACCTTGAAAGCGTAAGATATGCCTTTGAGCAATTCGGAGACGATATCGCAGGTGTGATTGTGGAACCGGTAGCTGGAAATATGGGAGTCGTTCCTCCTCAGCCAGGCTTCCTTGAAGGCTTAAGAGAAATTACAGAACAAAACGGCTCCCTGCTTATTTTTGATGAAGTAATGACTGGTTTCCGCGTCGGCTATAATTGTGCTCAGGGCTATTTTGGAGTGACACCGGATATTACATGTCTCGGAAAAGTTATAGGCGGTGGCCTCCCAGTCGGTGCATATGGCGGGAAAACGGAAATTATGAAGCAGATTGCACCAAGCGGTCCAATTTACCAGGCAGGAACACTATCCGGAAACCCTCTTGCCATGACAGCCGGTTTCGAGACATTAAGCCAGCTGACTCCACATTCCTATAAAGAATTCGAAAGAAAAGCAGACAGACTGGAAGAAGGGCTTAAAGCTGCTGCTGATAAATATGATATCCCGCACACCATTAACCGTGCAGGTTCCATGATCGGCATCTTCTTTACAAATGAAGACGTTATTAACTATGAAAAAGCCAAAACATCCAATCTGGAGTTCTTTGCAGAATACTACAGGGAAATGGCAAACCAGGGAGTCTTCCTGCCGCCATCGCAATTCGAAGGACTCTTCCTCTCAACTGCACACTCTGATGAAGATATCGAAAAGACTATCCATGCAGCTGAAAAGGCATTTTCCAAATTAAAATAAGCACGGCCTGACACTCATCGATTGATGGGTGTTTTTTTATGCCCTTGTAATTATGGTTATTAGAGTCTTTGTGCATCGTTTGGATGCGCAGCCGCGAAAAAAAGTCTTATCCAAGATTCTTTTTCTAAATTAGTCTAAGATTCCCTCAGAGCGCTATTTTTCTATTCATAAAGTATCCTAATCCCTCATAGGATTGTTAATGACATAGTGATTAAACGTAAAGATTCGAAGGGAGGAGTCGCTTTGTCTCAGGGGAATCCATCGTGCTTACGATTTTCTTTAGAAGAATCAGTATGGTTTCAAAAAGGACAGGAAGTATCGGACCTGATTTCCATCTCGTTAGACCCCAATATAACAATTCAGGAAAGCGATCAATATGTAACAATCCAGGGAGCACTTGAATTGGCAGGTGAGTATAGACGCAGCGAAGAAGAAGCATCTAAGGAAGAACAAGAGGATTTGGCAGTCACCAAATTCGTTCAGACAGTTGAAGAAAGAGGAGAAGGAGTTTGTGAATTCAAACACTATTTTCCTGTCGATATCACTATTCCGAATAATAGAATCCAAAGCATCTACGATATTGACGTTTCGGTAGAGTCCTTCGATTATGTTCTGCCGGAACGAAGCTGTATGAAATTGACAGCTAATTTAACCATAACCGGATTGTATGGTGATCAGCAGCATGTTCCTGTTCAAGAATGGGAGGATGAAGCTGAAGCTGAAACTAAAGCTGAAACGGAAACGGAAGAATTAGAGCCTCTGTACAGATCTTCTGCAGTGGCAGAGGAGACAGAGGAAGAAGAAATAATTCAGCAGGAATGGCCTTCTTATCAGCAAGAAGAACAGGAGGAAGAGGAAGAAAGGGAGGAACAGGTATCCGCTGGCGCCGAGGAAGATATACGGGAAGAGGGGCCGCAGGTAGAGCATTCAGAAACAGATGAGGTTTATATTCCATTTGAGGCGGAAGCAAGAAAGCAGCCTGAAGTGGAAGAACAGGAAGTCATTAAACCGTCAGTGCCGGCAGCGCTCGAAGTAAAACAAGAGCAGCCAGAAGAGGAACAGACGCCGAAAACTGCACCGGAAATATCTTTTTCTTCTCAGCGCAATGAGGAGGAAGCACCGCCAACCGCACAGGAAATCTATCAAATGACGGAAGCATCCGAATCAGATAGTCCTTCTTTTGAAAAGAAACCAGTTCAGGCGGCTGCGCAAGTTACTCATGAGGAAACAGAGGAATCATCATCCTCTTCAGAACAGGAAGCTAAGAAGAAGAAACTCTCCAAGAAGAAAAGCATGTCGTTAACAGAGTTCTTTGCCCGTAAGGAAGAGACAGAAGAACATGTTAAACTCAAGGTTTGCATTGTGCAGAACGGCGACACAATTGATGCCATTGCTGAAAGGTATGAGATACCAGCACAGCAGCTATTAAGGGTGAATCACCTTGAAATCAATCAGGATATTTATGAAGGGCAAGTGCTGTACATTCCTGTAGCGGTAGCCCATTAAATGATTAAAAGGCTGAGCAGGTATTGATAACCCGCTCAGCTATTTTTGTATAGCCAATATATTTCAGAATAACATCATTTTTTCTCATTCTGGAAAGTGAGTGGTTAAGGTGGAAGAAAAAAATCGGCTGCGGAAAGTCTCCCCTATTTTAAATCATTATTCATTAGAGCCGCATTTTGTAGAGGAGTTTGGGAGAGTTCAGAAGGTTTACAGTAGCAAAGGTGTGTTTGCTTTGAAGAAAATAAAGCCTCAGCATGGAGCGGATTTTATAAGGCATGTACAAACTCTCTTTCAAAAAGGCTATAACAGAATTGTCCCTATTTACCCGACGGTTGATGGAAGATATGCAGTGCTCCATCAGAATGAATTATTTTATATAATGCCCTGGATGCCCAATGAAGAAAAGGAGGACAGATTTGAGAGGCATCAGCAGATGCTGAGGGAACTGGCAAGACTGCACACATTGTCCTCGCGGGAAGTTCCTATAAAAAAGGATGACCGAACCGAACATTATGAAAAAACATTGCAGGAATGGGAGAAAGAAAAGGAATTTTTGGAGGGATTCATCGAAGCCTGCGAAAGAAAAGAGTATATGTCTCCTTTTGAACTAATGTTTTCCCTATATTATCACGACGTCAGCCAGGCATTGAAATTCTCCACAAACAAATTTAAAGATTGGTATGAAAAAACAAAAGAAAGTGACAAAGCACGAACGGTAATCATTCATGGTAAAGTTTCAACCGAACATTTTCTGTACGATGAAAGGGGATATGGGTACTTCACGAATTTTGAAAATGCTAGACAGGGGTCGCCGCTCCATGATATATTGCCGTTCTTATCAAGAACACTGAAAACTTATCCAAAAAGATCCGAAGAATGTGTAGAGTGGATTTACACTTATATGAAATACTTTCCATTCAGAGACGATGAGATGCTGCTGTTTCAAAGCTACTTTGCTCATCCGAGTCCTATTATCAGGGCTGCTGAACAATATTATAAAGGGGAAGGAAAAAGGGGAGAAAGAAAGGCTGTCCAGCATTTGCAAAGGCAGTATTGGCTTTTGAAAAATATTGAATATGCTGTAATGAGAATTGATGAGATCGAGAGGCAAAAACAAGAAGCTAAGGCAGCTGCCGAAGCTCAAGCGCAAGAAGGAGCCCAAAGCTAAAAGATGCGGGCTCCTAAACCAATTGAAGATGGAAAGCAATAGCAATCAGAATGAACAGCGATAGCAGCAGTACATCAAAGGTGGTAGGCAGCAAAATTGTTCTTATGCCTTGAAAAACACAGAACGGGATAATGAACTGTGCACACACATTCCTGAAAGTTCTTAACCAGGGAGGCAGTGTGTAAGGATTATATTTTCTTCTCATTGTCGCATGCCCCTTTCCCAAATGTTCATATGTATATTCTATGATTCATTTTTCGGTAAAGTGCCTATTTTTGTTTCTTTCCTGTATAACGGCATAGTTAAACTCCCCTTAAGAAGTTTTTTCAGGCAATATCATCATCACTTCGATGGAAATAATGAATAATATATAAAAAACTCGGGTATCCTTATTGACTATAACAGTCTTTTTTCGGTAGTATATTTTATATATATAATTGTATATCGATGCTAAGACAGGGAAGAGTACAATGGCCATTTGCCTTTAAGAGAGGAAAACCAGCAGCTGAAAGGTTATCCAGGCAGAACCGTTGGAAGGTCGCCCTAGAGCATCTTTTGCGAAAGGCTTCAGCCAAGTAGTAAAAGACGGGAAATCCGTTATCTGTTTAAGTGTCAATCTCTATAAGAATGTCTTTCCATGATTTTCTTTAGTGATTGAAAAAAAGGTGGTACCGCGAAACAAACTCCATTCGTCCTTTTATGGCGAATGGAGTTTTTTATTTTTTAGGATTGTTTTTAGAAAGGAAGAATGACACATGGATAATAATGAATTATCAATGCCGACGAAATATGATCCTCAGGGGATTGAAAAAGGACGATATGATTGGTGGCTGGAAGGGAAGTTCTTTGAAGCAAAAGACGACGAAACTAAGCAGCCCTATACAATTGTGATTCCGCCTCCGAACGTAACAGGAAAGCTTCATCTTGGCCATGCATGGGATACGACCCTTCAGGATATCCTCACCCGGATGAAGCGTATGCAGGGATACGATGTTTTATGGCTTCCAGGCATGGACCATGCGGGTATTGCCACTCAGGCAAAGGTCGAAGAAAAGCTTCGCAATGAAGGCAAAAGCCGCTATGATTTAGGCCGTGAGAAGTTCGTAGAAGAAACTTGGAAATGGAAAGAGGAGTACGCCAGCCATATCCGCCAGCAATGGTCAAAGCTTGGATTAGGGCTTGATTACAGCCGTGAACGCTTCACCCTTGATGAAGGCTTATCAAAAGCTGTTAGAGAAGTTTTCGTTTCACTTTATAATAAAGGTTTGATTTATCGCGGTGAGTACATCATCAACTGGGATCCGTCTACGAAAACGGCCCTTTCTGATATCGAAGTTATTTATAAGGATGTTCAAGGTGCTTTCTACCATATGAGATATCCTCTGACAGATGGCTCAGGACATATCGAAATTGCCACTACACGCCCTGAAACGATGCTTGGCGATACAGCTGTAGCAGTACACCCGGAAGATGACCGCTATAAGCATTTAATCGGCAAAACGGTTAAACTGCCGATCACAGGACGAGAAATTCCGATTGTTGCAGATGATTATGTAGAAATGGATTTCGGGTCAGGCGCAGTAAAAATTACGCCGGCTCATGACCCAAATGATTTTGAAATAGGAAATCGCCACAATCTTGAAAGAATTCTTGTAATGAATGAAGACGGCACAATGAACAGCAGAGCCGGTAAATACCAAGGTATGGACCGCTTTGAATGCCGCAAGCAAATTGTGAAGGATCTTCAGGAAGAAGGAGTTCTTTTCAAAATTGAAGAACATATGCATTCTGTGGGCCATTCAGAGCGCAGCGGCGCAGTTGTTGAACCTTACCTTTCAACACAATGGTTTGTAAAAATGCAGCCTCTTGCTAATGAAGCCATCGCTCTTCAAACTAAAGAGGAAAAAGTAAACTTTGTTCCAGAGCGATTTGAAAAAACGTATCTGCGCTGGATGGAAAATATTCGTGACTGGTGTATTTCACGCCAGCTTTGGTGGGGCCACCGCATCCCGGCCTGGTACCACAAAGAGACAGGTGAGGTTTTCGTAGGGCACGAAGCACCTGAAGATATTGAAAACTGGGAGCAGGACAAAGATGTTTTGGATACCTGGTTCAGTTCAGCCCTATGGCCATTTTCAACAATGGGCTGGCCGGATACTGACTCAAGCGATTTCAAGAGATACTATCCGACTGCTGCTCTGGTAACTGGCTATGACATCATTTTCTTCTGGGTATCACGAATGATCTTCCAGGGTCTCGAATTTACAGGAGAGCGTCCATTCCAGGATGTATTAATTCATGGTCTTGTTCGTGACTCTCAAGGACGCAAGATGAGTAAGTCCCTTGGAAATGGCGTTGATCCAATGGATGTAATCGATCAGTATGGAGCTGATTCACTCCGTTATTTCCTTTCTACAGGAAGCTCACCGGGACAGGATCTGCGCTTCAGTATGGAAAAGGTTGAGGCAACATGGAACTTTGCCAATAAAATCTGGAACGCATCCCGCTTTGCATTAATGAACATGGATGGATTAACATACGAAGAAATTGATTTGAGCGGTGAAAAGTCTGTTGCTGACAAATGGATATTAACCCGTTTGAATGAAACAATTGAGACGGTTACAAGATTGTCTGACCGCTACGAATTTGGCGAGGTTGGCCGAGTGTTATATAACTTCATCTGGGATGACTTCTGTGATTGGTATATCGAAATGGCGAAGCTTCCGCTGTATGGAGAAGATGAAGCTGCCAAGAAAACAACCCGTTCCATCCTGGCATATGTTCTGGACAATACAATGCGTCTGCTGCATCCATTTATGCCATTTATCACGGAAGAAATTTGGCAGAACCTCCCTCATTCAGGTGAATCCATTACGGTTGCCCAGTGGCCGGCAGTAAACGATGAGTACACAGATAACCAGGCTGCAAATGAAATGAAGCTGCTTGTAGAAATCATTCGCACTGTCCGCAACAGCCGTGCTGAAGTGAACACGCCGATGAGCAAGAAAATTAAAATGATGGTTAAAGCTAAGGATGAGGAAATTCTGGGTACACTGGAAAATAACCGTGCCTATATTGAACGATTCTGTAATCCTGAAGAACTAGTGCTGGCTCAGAATGTTGAGACTCCTGATAAGGCGATGACAGCAGTTGTGACTGGGGCAGAAATTATTCTTCCGCTTAAAGGCCTGATTAACATTGAAGAAGAAGTTGCCCGCCTTCAGAAAGAGTGGGATAAATTAAATAAAGAAGTTGAAAGAGTCCAGAAGAAACTTTCAAATGAAGGCTTTATTAAAAAGGCGCCTGAAAAGGTAATTGAAGAAGAGAAAGCAAAAGAACAAGACTACAGCGAGAAGAGAGCAGCTGTAGAAGCTCGCATTAAAGAGCTAAAAGGAGAATAATTAATAGTTGAGGAAGGCGGGTCCATATGAGGGATTCGTCTTCCTTCCTGTATAACGGAGGTGCATATAAATGTTTGCTACTTATGAGGAAGCACTGGGATGGATTCATTCAAGGCTAAGACTGGGGATGAAGCCGGGTCTGCAAAGGATGGAATGGATGATGGAAAAACTTGGCCATCCCGAGAGAAGAATTAAGTCCGTCCATATTGGCGGAACGAATGGAAAAGGCTCAACAGTTACGTTTTTAAGATCCATTCTTCAAGAGGCAGGTTATTCTGTCGGAACTTTTACATCGCCATATTTTGAGAAATTTAATGAACGGATTTCTCTTAACGGAATACCAATTAAGGATGAAGATCTTGTTCGCCTTGCTAATGATATATATCCGCTGGCGATTGAATTGGAACAGACGGAACTTGGCGGTCCAACCGAGTTTGAAATCATTACCGCTATGGCTTTCCAATATTTTGGCCATGTACAGCCAGTGGATCTCGTTTTGTTTGAAGTGGGACTTGGCGGAAGGTATGACTCTACTAACATCATCTATCCTGTATTATCAATCATTACAAGCATCGGACTCGACCATACAGCCATCCTTGGGAATACATACGGGGAAATCGCTTTTGAAAAAGCGGGAATAATTAAACCTGGAATCAGTGTTATTACAGCTGTTAAACAAGAAGAAGCGCTCGCTGTTATTCAAGATAAAGCTTTAAGCATGAAGTCCCCTGTTTATCAGCTGGGGAATGAGTTTGCTATTTCTGATCATAAATCCCTGGACCTGGGAGAATTCTTCTCCCTTAAGACAGTCTTTCAGAACTTCTCTGATCTTGAGACAGGAATGAGCGGAAAACATCAGACTGAAAATGCTTCCCTTGCTGTAATGGCAGCAGAGCTTTTAAATAAATTTTATTCTTTCCTTATAGAAGTAAATCATATAAGAGCCGGATTGAAAAAAGCTTTCTGGCCCGGCCGATTTGAAATTCTATCTGAAGACCCGCTGGTGGTAATAGATGGAGCGCATAATGAAGAAGGGATAACTGCCTTAACTGCTGAGCTGAACAACCGTTTTGGAGATAAAAGCAAAAATATTGTATTCGCTGCGCTTGCTGATAAAAAGCTTGATAAAATGATCAGTAAGCTTGATTCTGCTGCAGATCGCATCACCTTTACCGAATTTGAGTTTCCGAGAGTAGCATCAGCTGAAGATTTATATAATCTCAGTAAAAATAGCAGGAGACAGTTTCATACGGACTGGAAAGAGCTATTGGAGGCTGAACTGCGTGAAGCAGGAAAAAACAGCGTGCTGGTTATTACTGGATCACTTTACTTCCTCTCAGAAGTGAAGCCTATTTTTTTGAATCTTTTGGAAAAAAATAAATGAAAATATGACAAAAGTTAGAAAATTTGATAAAATGTTTGTGTTATCCGACTATTTTCCTGAATAAATTGGAGGAGGGGGAAAAGATAGTTAGTTCACCAGCCAAAAAAATAATATGGTTATTATGGATACTGATATTTCCTGCAGGTTCCATGCTAACCTATCATTTTTACCCTCCCGATTTTTCAGGACAGGGACTCAGTTTGTTTGCCTTTTTCATATTGATGTTTTTCGTTTCTTCCATGCCGATGGTAATCAATAATACACCAATCTTTTTAATTCAATGGGTTACGATGGCAGTGTTTTTAACCTTTGGGCTCCTTGCTGAAATGATAATGGTACAATTGGGGATCCTGGTACTTCTTTTAAGGCTGAAAATACAAAAGGATCAGCTGTTTCGCCTGCCGCTTAACTCACTTTTGTTCTTTGCATTATCTTTATTGAGCGGGCTCGCTTACTTTGCAATGGGAGGCAAAATAGGCGTAGATCTAATAGCCAATCCCCAATATTTCTGGGTCGCTGCAACATACCCGGTAATCCATTTTACTCTAAATCAGGTATGGATCAGCGTAATTCAGGCTGCATTGTATGGCAGGAAAATATCTTTTCTGGAAAAAGACCTTATATGGGAAACTATTACCTCTCTGATAACATTCCCGATCGGCCTTATCCTTTACATATTATATGCTGAAGTGGGAATTCTTGCACTGCTGTTTGTAGGGGTGCCATTTGTAAGTCTTTCAATCATTCTTCATCTTTATTACTCAAGTGAAAAGGTTATTGATTACCTTCAAAAAGCCGCAGATATAGGACATCAAATGGCAGAGCGCCTTGATGTGGATGAGGTTATGGAGCTTTTTATTTTGAAATTTAGCGAAATGATGCCTGTTGACTATGCCTATATTCTGGATATTAAGGATAATAATGAACTTCACACGATTTACCGAATTGAGCGTGGCCAAATAAAGCCGAATGACCTTAAGCCTGCCAAAAAAAGTGAGGGAATCAGCGGATTGGTTTTGGGCACCCGAAAATCTGCCCTTTTCCATTTGAGGAAGAAATGGAAAAGCATTGCTAAGGAATTCTTGCCTGCAGATGCCGAAAGCATTATTTGTGTTCCGATAGTCCGAAGTGATGAAGTATTGGGGATTCTGCTGCTTTCTTCAGCAAAAAAGAGGGCATATGAAAAGTCACAGCTCATGATTGTCGATATTTTATGTTCGCATTTTGCGATAGCAATTGAGAATGCAAAGCATTATGAGGAAACAAAAGCCCAAAGCGAGCGCTGTGCGTTAACGAAACTATTCAATTATAGATATATGGAAGCTAAATTAAATGAAGAATTCAGCAGAATGCAAAATGGTGAAAGAAAACTCCTCTCACTCATCATACTTGACATCGATCATTTTAAAAAAGTGAACGATACTTATGGGCACCAAAGCGGAAATGAAATTCTCTGTGAACTGGCTGATCGGCTGACAAATTTAATAGATACGGCAGGAATTGCTGCACGATATGGCGGCGAGGAATTTGTTGTCTTAATGCCTGAAACCGGGAAAGCCGATGCGATAGGCTGGGCAGAGCTTATCAGGCAGACCATTGCCAACCGTCCATTCATACTCAAACAGAACATTGATGGAAGAAGCAGCAGCACAAAAGTTTATATAACTGCCTCCATTGGGGTAGCTGCTGCACCTGAAGATGCTGATGATTCACTGGCCCTTATACGCCATGCTGACCGAGCTTTATATCTTGGGGCTAAGCGTGCAGGGAGGAATAAGGTTGCGGAATATGTGAAGTAAAAATCCTTTTGTTAGTCAAAAGGATTTTTTTTGTGCGAAAATAAACCTTTAGTGATATACATCATTGAAGTTCATAAAGCTTACACATATACTGTTCAAGTATATTCATATTCAATTGATCATTTTTTTGTTTTGCAAATTTTGGAGGAGGAAACAAGCTGCGGGCATATAACAATATTTGAGGACCGCTATATCTAATAGGACACTGAGGAAATCAGCTTTCTTGTGCCTGCGCCGACGCGTTAATATTTATGCTAAATCTCTTAATTATATTATTTTTATTCGGTGCCATACTAGGTTCCTTCTACAATGTAGTTGGCCTAAGAGTTCCTGAAAATCAATCAATTGTAAAGCCGAGGTCACACTGTAAACACTGTAATCATACTTTATCATGTTTGGAGCTTGTCCCAATTTTTTCTTATGTATTTCTAGGTGGAAAATGCAGGCGCTGTAAGGTGTCAGTTTCAGCCTTATATCCGGCTGTGGAGCTTTCGACAGGTACTTTGTTTGCTGCTGCTCCATTAATTTTAGGGTGGACTTCCGAGTTGATTGTTGCCTGGACACTAGTTTCTCTTTTGGTCATTATATTTGTATCTGACTATAAATATATGATCATTCCAAATAAAGTTCTCTTAGTTTTTGGTGTGACCCTAACAGCAGAACGTATTTTTATTCCTCTTTCTCCTTGGTGGGACAGTTTAGCAGGCGGGGTACTTGGTTTTTTACTGCTTTTATTTATAGCTGTAATCAGTAAAGGCGGCATGGGTGGAGGAGATATAAAGCTATACTCAGTTATTGGTATTGCTTTAGGTGTGAAGCT is a genomic window containing:
- the hemL gene encoding glutamate-1-semialdehyde 2,1-aminomutase, encoding MRSYEKSIKAFKEASELMPGGVNSPVRAFKSVNMDPIFMERGRGSKIYDIDGNEYIDYVLSWGPLILGHTNERVVEAIKKVAEMGTSFGAPTEIENELAKLVIERVPSIEVVRMVSSGTEATMSALRLARGYTGRDKIMKFEGCYHGHGDSLLIKAGSGVATLGLPDSPGVPEGVAKNTITVPYNDLESVRYAFEQFGDDIAGVIVEPVAGNMGVVPPQPGFLEGLREITEQNGSLLIFDEVMTGFRVGYNCAQGYFGVTPDITCLGKVIGGGLPVGAYGGKTEIMKQIAPSGPIYQAGTLSGNPLAMTAGFETLSQLTPHSYKEFERKADRLEEGLKAAADKYDIPHTINRAGSMIGIFFTNEDVINYEKAKTSNLEFFAEYYREMANQGVFLPPSQFEGLFLSTAHSDEDIEKTIHAAEKAFSKLK
- the spoVID gene encoding stage VI sporulation protein D; this encodes MSQGNPSCLRFSLEESVWFQKGQEVSDLISISLDPNITIQESDQYVTIQGALELAGEYRRSEEEASKEEQEDLAVTKFVQTVEERGEGVCEFKHYFPVDITIPNNRIQSIYDIDVSVESFDYVLPERSCMKLTANLTITGLYGDQQHVPVQEWEDEAEAETKAETETEELEPLYRSSAVAEETEEEEIIQQEWPSYQQEEQEEEEEREEQVSAGAEEDIREEGPQVEHSETDEVYIPFEAEARKQPEVEEQEVIKPSVPAALEVKQEQPEEEQTPKTAPEISFSSQRNEEEAPPTAQEIYQMTEASESDSPSFEKKPVQAAAQVTHEETEESSSSSEQEAKKKKLSKKKSMSLTEFFARKEETEEHVKLKVCIVQNGDTIDAIAERYEIPAQQLLRVNHLEINQDIYEGQVLYIPVAVAH
- the ysxE gene encoding spore coat protein YsxE; amino-acid sequence: MEEKNRLRKVSPILNHYSLEPHFVEEFGRVQKVYSSKGVFALKKIKPQHGADFIRHVQTLFQKGYNRIVPIYPTVDGRYAVLHQNELFYIMPWMPNEEKEDRFERHQQMLRELARLHTLSSREVPIKKDDRTEHYEKTLQEWEKEKEFLEGFIEACERKEYMSPFELMFSLYYHDVSQALKFSTNKFKDWYEKTKESDKARTVIIHGKVSTEHFLYDERGYGYFTNFENARQGSPLHDILPFLSRTLKTYPKRSEECVEWIYTYMKYFPFRDDEMLLFQSYFAHPSPIIRAAEQYYKGEGKRGERKAVQHLQRQYWLLKNIEYAVMRIDEIERQKQEAKAAAEAQAQEGAQS
- a CDS encoding valine--tRNA ligase translates to MDNNELSMPTKYDPQGIEKGRYDWWLEGKFFEAKDDETKQPYTIVIPPPNVTGKLHLGHAWDTTLQDILTRMKRMQGYDVLWLPGMDHAGIATQAKVEEKLRNEGKSRYDLGREKFVEETWKWKEEYASHIRQQWSKLGLGLDYSRERFTLDEGLSKAVREVFVSLYNKGLIYRGEYIINWDPSTKTALSDIEVIYKDVQGAFYHMRYPLTDGSGHIEIATTRPETMLGDTAVAVHPEDDRYKHLIGKTVKLPITGREIPIVADDYVEMDFGSGAVKITPAHDPNDFEIGNRHNLERILVMNEDGTMNSRAGKYQGMDRFECRKQIVKDLQEEGVLFKIEEHMHSVGHSERSGAVVEPYLSTQWFVKMQPLANEAIALQTKEEKVNFVPERFEKTYLRWMENIRDWCISRQLWWGHRIPAWYHKETGEVFVGHEAPEDIENWEQDKDVLDTWFSSALWPFSTMGWPDTDSSDFKRYYPTAALVTGYDIIFFWVSRMIFQGLEFTGERPFQDVLIHGLVRDSQGRKMSKSLGNGVDPMDVIDQYGADSLRYFLSTGSSPGQDLRFSMEKVEATWNFANKIWNASRFALMNMDGLTYEEIDLSGEKSVADKWILTRLNETIETVTRLSDRYEFGEVGRVLYNFIWDDFCDWYIEMAKLPLYGEDEAAKKTTRSILAYVLDNTMRLLHPFMPFITEEIWQNLPHSGESITVAQWPAVNDEYTDNQAANEMKLLVEIIRTVRNSRAEVNTPMSKKIKMMVKAKDEEILGTLENNRAYIERFCNPEELVLAQNVETPDKAMTAVVTGAEIILPLKGLINIEEEVARLQKEWDKLNKEVERVQKKLSNEGFIKKAPEKVIEEEKAKEQDYSEKRAAVEARIKELKGE
- a CDS encoding folylpolyglutamate synthase/dihydrofolate synthase family protein gives rise to the protein MFATYEEALGWIHSRLRLGMKPGLQRMEWMMEKLGHPERRIKSVHIGGTNGKGSTVTFLRSILQEAGYSVGTFTSPYFEKFNERISLNGIPIKDEDLVRLANDIYPLAIELEQTELGGPTEFEIITAMAFQYFGHVQPVDLVLFEVGLGGRYDSTNIIYPVLSIITSIGLDHTAILGNTYGEIAFEKAGIIKPGISVITAVKQEEALAVIQDKALSMKSPVYQLGNEFAISDHKSLDLGEFFSLKTVFQNFSDLETGMSGKHQTENASLAVMAAELLNKFYSFLIEVNHIRAGLKKAFWPGRFEILSEDPLVVIDGAHNEEGITALTAELNNRFGDKSKNIVFAALADKKLDKMISKLDSAADRITFTEFEFPRVASAEDLYNLSKNSRRQFHTDWKELLEAELREAGKNSVLVITGSLYFLSEVKPIFLNLLEKNK
- a CDS encoding sensor domain-containing diguanylate cyclase → MLTYHFYPPDFSGQGLSLFAFFILMFFVSSMPMVINNTPIFLIQWVTMAVFLTFGLLAEMIMVQLGILVLLLRLKIQKDQLFRLPLNSLLFFALSLLSGLAYFAMGGKIGVDLIANPQYFWVAATYPVIHFTLNQVWISVIQAALYGRKISFLEKDLIWETITSLITFPIGLILYILYAEVGILALLFVGVPFVSLSIILHLYYSSEKVIDYLQKAADIGHQMAERLDVDEVMELFILKFSEMMPVDYAYILDIKDNNELHTIYRIERGQIKPNDLKPAKKSEGISGLVLGTRKSALFHLRKKWKSIAKEFLPADAESIICVPIVRSDEVLGILLLSSAKKRAYEKSQLMIVDILCSHFAIAIENAKHYEETKAQSERCALTKLFNYRYMEAKLNEEFSRMQNGERKLLSLIILDIDHFKKVNDTYGHQSGNEILCELADRLTNLIDTAGIAARYGGEEFVVLMPETGKADAIGWAELIRQTIANRPFILKQNIDGRSSSTKVYITASIGVAAAPEDADDSLALIRHADRALYLGAKRAGRNKVAEYVK
- a CDS encoding prepilin peptidase — encoded protein: MLNLLIILFLFGAILGSFYNVVGLRVPENQSIVKPRSHCKHCNHTLSCLELVPIFSYVFLGGKCRRCKVSVSALYPAVELSTGTLFAAAPLILGWTSELIVAWTLVSLLVIIFVSDYKYMIIPNKVLLVFGVTLTAERIFIPLSPWWDSLAGGVLGFLLLLFIAVISKGGMGGGDIKLYSVIGIALGVKLVLLSFFLATLFGAFLGGIGMFIGVVKKGKPIPFGPFIGMGTIIAYFYGNELIKWYFHSVLYK